The genomic segment CCCGGTGTTTTTACACCCCGAAACGCAGGAAGAATATGCGCTTGCGCGCCGGGAGCGCAAAGTGGGGCATGGTTATCACGGATTTCAGTGTGAATTTGGCACCGAAGTTACACTCGATGAAGACCTTGTGCGCCGTGACCTGACCATCAACGCCATGGCGCGCGATGATAAAGGCCGTCTGATTGACCCTTCTGGCGGGCGGGAAGACCTTGAACGGCGACTGCTGCGGCATGTATCCCCGGCTTTTGTCGAAGACCCGGTGCGGGTGCTGAGGCTTGCGCGTTTTGCTGCGCGCTTCGCGCCGCTTGGGTTTACGCTCGCACCAGAGACGCGCAGCCTCGTGCTTGCGATGGTCAAAAACGGCGAGCTTGATTATCTGGTGCCTGAACGTGTCTGGCAGGAGTGCCAGAAAGCGTTGACAGAAGCCGCGCCTGAGGTGTTTTTTGAAACGCTGCGCGCCTGTGGTGCGCTGGCGGTGCTCTTTCCAGAGCTTCACGCACTCTTTGGTGTGCCCTCACCACCGCGCTGGCATCCTGAAATTGATACGGGCGTTCATACTCTGCAGGTTTTACAGACGGCCGCGCGCCTAAGCGACAGCCCCCTCGTGCGATTTGCAGCACTCCTGCACGACCTTGGCAAGGCCGAAACCAGGCCCGCACGCTGGCCGCATCATTACGGTCACGAAGAAGCGGGCGTGCAGCGGATAGAATCCTTGTGTGAGAGGTTGCGCATTCCGAACGATTACCGTACATTGGCGGTCCTTGTGGCGCGCTTTCATGGCACGTTTCACCGCCTTTTTGAACTGCGCCCGGAGACTATTGCCCGTCTGCTGCTGCAAACGGATGCCTATCGCCGCCCAGAGCGCTTTAAAGCGTTTCTGACCGCCTGTACCGCCGATGCTTTGAGAGCAGAAGCGTCGACAAGTCCCGTGGCCAGCGCCTGGGAAGCCGTGTGGCAGGCCGCACGTTCAGCGCGTGCCGACAGACGTGGATTAACCGGGGATGCTATTGGCGAGGCAGTAGCGCGTGCGCGCCTTTTAGCCATTACAGAATGCCTGAAACAGTGGAAAAATGATGAAAAACAACACGAATCTGATTTGGATTGATTTAGAGATGACGGGGCTTGAGCCTGATACCTGTCGCATTATCGAAATTGCCACACTGGTCACTGACTCGAACCTCAATATCCTTGCCGAGGGGCCGGTACTCGCCGTGCATCAGCCGGAAGAGGCGCTCCTTGCCATGGATGCCTGGAACACCCGCCAGCACAACCAGTCGGGACTCGTGGCGCGGGTGCGGGAAAGTACCGTTACCGAAGCGGAGGCAGAGGCTGCCACCATCGACTTTCTGCGCCAGTATCTTGATGCCGGAAAATCGCCAATGTGCGGCAACAGTATCTGTCAGGACAGGCGTTTTCTCTACCGCTACATGCCAAAGCTCGCGGAATTTTTCCACTACCGAAACCTCGATGTCAGCACGCTTAAAGAGCTTGCCAAACGCTGGAAGCCTTCCATTCTCTCCGGTGTGACCAAAGAGTCGCGCCATCTGGCCATGGCTGACATTTATGACTCCATCGCCGAACTCGCATGGTATCGCACCCATTTTATTAATCTGGAGGACACCCGCAATGCTTCAGCGTGAGACGCTTGTCCTTCCAAACGGAGCCGATAAACTGCTCCTGCACTCCTGCTGTGCGCCCTGTTCTGGAGAGGTGATGGAAGCGCTGCTCTATTCCAATATTAATTTTTCCATCTTTTTCTATAACCCGAATATTCATCCCGAACAGGAATACCGCCTGCGTAAAGACGAAAATATTGCCTTTGCCGAAAAGCACAAAATCCCCTTTATTGATGCCGATTACGACAAAGACAACTGGTTTGAGCGCGTCAAAGGTCTTGAGTGGGAGCCGGAGCGCGGTAAACGCTGCACGGCGTGCTTTGACATGCGCTTTGAACGTACGGCGCTTTACGCGCATGAGCACGGGTTTCCGGTTATCAGCAGCTCCCTTGGCATCTCCCGCTGGAAAGACATGAACCAGATTAACGACTGTGGCCTGCGGGCGGCCGCACGTTATCCCGGGATGGAGTACTGGACCTGGAACTGGCGCAAAAATGGCGGAGCTGCCAGAATGTATGAAATCGCCAAACGCGAAAACTTCTACAAGCAGGAGTATTGTGGCTGCGTGTATTCGCTGCGCGACACCAATGCGTGGCGGCGTAAAAATGAACGAGAGCGCATTCGCATAGGCGTGGAATTCTATGAAGCACCAGCCTGCACAAGCTGCACGTTAAACAGAAAGGACACACAATGAGCGAGCACAGTCATCACCATGGTCATACGCATGCACACGCGCCGGATACCTTTAACCGCGCGTTTCTGATAGCGGTCGTTGCGAACGGGCTTTTTGTGGTGGCGCAGATTCTCTTCTCATGGATTGCCAACTCCACGAGCCTGCTCGCCGATGCGGTGCATAATCTTGGAGATGTGCTGGGGCTGGTGCTCGCCTGGATTGCCAATGGCCTGCAAAAACGCCGCCCGACATCCGCCACGACCTATGGCATGAAAAAATCCTCGATTCTCGCGGCCCTTGCCAATGGCACCTTGTTGATTTTCAGCTGCGGTATCATCGCAACGGAAGCAGTCTATCAGCTCTTTGCGCCCGAAGAGGTCAAGGCCGTATCGGTGATGGTGGTCGCCGGGATTGGGATTGTCGTTAACGGCGCGACAGCGCTTCTCTTTATGCGCGGTTCGCACGACTTGAACATTCGCTCAGCCTTTTTACACCTTGTGTATGACGCGCTGATTTCTGCAGGCGTTGTTGTGGCGGCAGGCATTCTCTATGTAACCGGCTGGCTCTGGATTGACCCTGTGGTTGGTCTTTTGATTGCAGCCATTGTGCTAAAAGGCACCTGGTCACTTTTTTCCGACAGTTTTCGCCTGATTATCGATGGCGTGCCGCGCCAGATTTCTTTATATGCGGTGCGTGAAATGCTGCTTGCCGAGCCTGGGGTAAAGGATGTGCATGATTTACATATCTGGGCGATGAGCACGCTTGAAAATGCGCTCTCCGTACACCTCTGGATGCCGGATGCGCCCTTAAGCGATGAGGCGCGCCTGCAGCTTGCAAAGCGCCTGCGCGAAACCCACCGCATCCATCACGCGACCATTCAGGTAGAGCGTACGGAGCTTCATTGTGAAGATGCATGTCAACACTGAGCCACGTGACTCAGTCGGCTGACGGCTTTTCTTTGAGGACGTTCTCCAACCCCTGCCGGTAGGCTGCGCACGCCTGCCGGTCTTCTCCGAATTGTTCAAGCAGCTGCCCCAGGGTGGCGCAGGCTTCTGGTGTGGGTGAAATACTGATGCTTTTTTCTACGGCATGTCGCGCCTTTCCCCAGAGTTGCAGGGAGGCGGCCTGTTGCGCGATGCACAAAAGAAGCGGTGCGGAATTGGGATATTTGCTCAGCAGGGACTCTGAAAACGCCAGTGCCTGTGGCGTTTTGATGCAGGAAAATACCTCAAGAAGCGCCGAGTCTGCGGATTTCTGCAGGGCTTTTTGCAGCGTGCGAAAGCAGGCGTCTTCGCTGCTGAGCTGCAGCATGGCACGGGCCCAGGGAGCCAGAAAGCGCGGGTCGTTTGCGAGAGACTTTGGCAGGCTTTTTAAAAGCTGCAAAAGTCCATTGGCGTTTTTTTCCATTAGAAGGCGCTTTATCCCTGCAAGCCTTGTCTTTAACGTAATTTCCTGCAGACGGCCTGCATCCACTGTTTTATTGCGCTGCAGCTCTGGCAGGAGCGCTTCAAGATGCGTCCAGTCGCCAAGGGCTGCATAGAGTTCCATGAGCAGTTTCTGAACGTATGGATGTTTTGGCGCGATGTCCTGAAGGTGGCGCAGCGTTGCCAGTGCCTGTTCCCACTGGTTATTCGCAAGCTGCAGCTGTGCCTGAGTCAGCTCAACAGCAATCGTGGCTTCCGGCATGGACGCTTCTGCGCGGCGCAGGTAATCATCCCTGAGCGGGGATTCGCCGAGCTCCTGTGCTGCGCGGGCGGCGGTCAGATAATTGAGCAGGGGCGTGTCGGTGTTATCGGCCGCGCTGATTAACGCATCCCGCGCCTCTCGCCAGTAACCCTCACTGAAGGCGATGAGTCCGCGACGGGTTTTTGCCTTGGCGCGACGCAGGCGAAATCGAGCATGCCAGCGCTGAAAGCGCCGAGGCAGGCTGAACAGCGCATGCAGGATGCGTGAAAACAAAGAGAGCAGCAGCAAAAAAAGGCACAACAGACCCGCTGCAACCAGTACGGTGGTTTCAATGCTGTAGCCGCCGATGGCAATGTAAACAAGGCCCGCATCATGCCCAAGCAGCGCGCCGGCAAGTACCGCGGCAGTAAAAAGGCCAAACGCCCATAAAAATCGTGTCATGATGTGGGGCTCCCAGCTTCATCCGCCGGTGTCCCGGCAGGTACCTGAAGCATGTCGTTTAGCATCTGGAGTGCCCGCATCGGGGCGGGAGCGGAAGCCGTGAGGGGCGTGTTTTTAAGTGCCTCAAGCGATTCTGAGACAGCTTTCGTGGCAGGAGCGTCAGTATCAAAATGCCGCCTGATGCTGTCCATCGCCTGGTTAAGCGCAAATTGCCATATGGCTTGATTGGAGCGAAGCAGTGCCCACTGCGCTTCCTCGAGATTAAGGCGTACACTTTCCCGAATAACAGCCTCCTGAAGAGGGGTCGGAAGGGGAGCGAGGCCATCCGTCTGCTGGCGGACAACGACCAGCTTTTCTAGAAGCCCGACACTTTCCTGCAAACGTGTGCGCCAGGTGCGCGATTCTGGTTGCTGGTTCTCTGCCGCTGTAACGTTTGTTTCTTTAGCGATAAGCCGGTCATCGAGCGGCAGGGTGACAAGCGCCTCGCGTGCGGCATCAAGCTGACTCAGCAGGCCCGTGGTATCGATGGCGGGAGTGGCTTTGATGGCAAGTATTTCGGCGGCAATGGCCTTGCGCACCTTGCTGACGTCCGGTGAGGTGATGAGAGCGAGCAGTGCGTCCGCCTGTTGCAGGAGGGCAATGGTAGTCTCTGGCGTGTTGCTCCAGGTGGCATTCATGCGCGCCAGCTCAAGAAAATAGCGGGCCTTGGGCAGCATCCACGTATTGGCGTCAATGTCTTTTTGCTGAAGGCTTTCGCGTACTTCGCGCGCCAGGGTGTTGAACTGCGCGCCAAGCGCCTCGCGGTTGGCAGCATCGGTCGTTGTGAGCGTTTGCAGGCGGGTTTGCAGGCGGGTTTGTTCTTCGCGCAGGAGGCTGTTATCGGCAGTCAGTCCAAGCATCTCCGTGTGCAGCGCGTCATGCTGTTGCCAGAGAAGAAACGCCCCGCCCGCTACCAGCCCGAGTAACAGCAGACTGACGCCAGAGGGTCGGCGCCTGTGGCCTTCAGTGGCTTTCACCTCTGAGGGCGCCCCCGTCGTTTCCAGGGTTTTGGAAGTCGCTTTTTCCCCATTTTCATTCTGCATGGCCCATTCCTTGATGATAGTTAACCAGCGCCTGCAACAGTGCATCGGCCGGTGCGCTGAACACGTTTTGCACGCCCCGCGCACGCGCCTCATGCGCGACACGTTCTCCCGCAGTCAGCCAGGGCGTGGCGCACAGCCAGGAAAGCGCCTCTTTGCCAAAGAGGGTAAAAAGGTTATGCAGGGCTTCCGTACTTGTGCAAAGTATAATATCGACAGCGCATTCCTGCCAGATTTTGGCCGTTTCGCCGTTATCCGCCTGCGGAAGTTCGCGCCGGTACACGGCTGCCTCATGAAGATGAGCGCCACGTGCTTTAAGGGTATCGGCGAGCAGGCGACGCCCGCCCTCACCGCGAAAAAGCACTATACGCTGTCCGCTGATTGCCTGAAGCTCTGGGAGTTCGAGGACATGTTCGCTGTCCGGTATGTCCGGGCAAATCACGTTCTTGACGCCGGCATCAAGGAGTGCGTGCCTTGTGGCGCTGCCGATGGCAATAACTTCTGGAAGCGGCCAGTTATGGCGCTTCAGTGCATCCATGGCCCATAAAACGGCATTGGCACTGGTGAAAAGGGCGATTTGCACCTCGTGCGCCGGTGGCAGGGTGTCCAGCCACTCGAGCGGGGTCGGAAGAATGGAGAGTGCCGGGAACTCAACGGACACACCGCCTCTTGCCACAATGGCGTCAGTCAGGGCGCGCGCGCGGTCTTTGGGGCGGGTATTCAGCACGCGAAGCCCCTTTAAAGACGCCTTCATGATGGCAAAAGCCGTGTGACGCCTCGGGCGTGTAAATCAGCCACCACGGCATCAGCAAGGGCATCAGCCTCTTTTCCGACAGCATGGGCTTCCAGCATTTCTCCGCCATTGGCGGCAAGGACGCGTACACGAAGCGTGAGCAGATCCTTGTCGGTGGTGTGGCAGTATATGCCCATCGGGGTGCGACAGCTGCCGCCAAGGGCGGCATTCACCCGGCGTTCAACCTCGATGCAGCGCGCCGTTTGTGCATCAAAAAGTGGGGACAAGAGCGCGTGTACTGCCGCGTCATCGGCACGCAGTTCAAATCCAAGCACGCCCTGGCCGCAGGCAGGCAGCAGTACATCTGGTGAAAATACTTCCGTAATATGTGCCTCAAGTCCCAGTCGTTCAAGACCGGCGCAGGCAAGTACGATGGCGTCAAACGCACCACTTTCAAGTTTTGCAAGCCTCGTCTGCAAGTTGCCGCGCAGGCATTCGATGTGCAAATCAGGACGCACGCGCAAAAGCTGTGACTGGCGCCTGAGGCTCGCGGTACCCACCCGCGCTCCCACTGGCAGAGCCGCTAGCGTTCGGTATTTTGGGCTTATGAGGGCATCCAGCGGATTAGCGCGCTCAGACACCCCGCCAAGCATCAGTCCATCTGGCAGATGCGCCGGCATGTCTTTCATGGAATGCACCGCCACATCGGCGCGCCCGTCCAGCAGCGCTTCTTCAAGCTCCTTGACAAAAAGCCCCTTACCGCCAACAGCGACCAGCGTATCCTGGAGGAATTTATCACCCTGCGTGCGCATCGGCAGCAGATTGACGGAGAGCTTTGGATGGCACGCAAGCAGGCGCGCGCGCGCGTGCTCCGCCTGCCACAGCGCGAGCGGACTTTGTCGGGTGGCGATTGTCAGTGTCGTTTTGGGCATGAGTCTGATGGTAACGAAGTGATGGGCGGCATCATATCACTGATGCCGCTCCTGCTGCATCCCCTGCGCGGTATTCACTGAACAGGCAGGCGTGCCGCCCTTGACGACCTGCTCAGGATGTAATAGCGTCTTATCTTCGGTTGGGGTGCTCATGATGACACACCCTCAAAGCCGCTAATCCATGCGCCAAATATGGCTTTTCGGTGAACGTGGTGAATGGTTACAAAATAATTAAGGACGATTATGCCATTGCGTATACAAAAACACGTGCTTGCCGCCAGTCTCCTGCTGCCGCTCGCCGCTTTTGCGGGCACAATGGGGCAGGATGCGCGTACCAAATCCTGGTCGGTGCCGCTTCAGGGAGGATTTTTCGGAGCGTCTCAGGGAAAATCGCAGCAGATAAACATTGATGGGCTTGTTGGTAACCGTTATACCGTAGAGGATAACGGCCAGATGAGCGGGCTTGCCGGGGTTGGCCTCTATTTTGACGCCTGGTCGCGCGAGCGCATGCACTTTTCTTATGGCGTGAACCTTTTTTATCTTGGGGAAACGCATGTTCGTGGAAACATTATTCAGGAAGGTGTGTTCACGAATCTCAGCTATCGCTACAGCATTGAAAATCTGCCGCTTTATGCGGCTGCCAAAGCCATTATCGACATGGATAATCCGCGGTATGCCGTGACCATGGATGCCGGAGTGGGGCCGAATTTTATGCGCCTTTCAGACTATCGTGAGACGCCGCTTATTGCGTCAGTAACGCCCGATAACGCCTTTGGTCGCGCGAACACCACCACGTTCAGCGCGATGGCAGGAGTCGGTCTTCGCATGAATAACCTCATTGGCGCGCTTCCGGTTGAATGCGGATATCGCTTCTTCTACCTTGGCAAGGGCAATCTGCATCGGGTCAATGAGCAGTACCTCGATACGCTGAGTACCGGTAACACGTATGCCAATGCGCTCGTGTGCTCGGTGACCGTGTAACCGTTATTCTTAACGCGAAAGGAATCAGACATGTTTAAAGGAATAATGCTGGCCGGTATGGCCTTTTTCATGAGCGCCACTCAGCCACTTCAGGCGGCGAGCAGCACCGAGACAATGCGGCCGGGAACGTTTTTCAATGTTTCGGCCTTTGTGGATACCTTAACCATCACCACCCTGACACCAGACTGGACCTACCCCAAAGCTGGGATTCAAATTTTGACGCCTGGCTATAAGGTCAGTCAGATGACTCCCACCAGCGCCGGTTTTTACCTTTTTTCTGTCAGTGATACGGTGCCTGCAAAAATCATCCTGACGGGTGCGCCGGGGACCGTTGATATCAAACTGTGCCTGAACGGCAGCGGAAGCGGGGTGAGCTGTGAAGTGAAAACCGTCACCCTGACGCCGCAGCGTTATGCCTACAACGCATCCGGGTTTAATAACGTTGTGTATAAATGCCGGGGAAACGTTAACGGCACACTCGATCGCTGTGAACCTTCGCCAGTCACTGGCGCACCGGACTGGACGCCGGAATCCATCACCTTCGCGACATTCGGGGCAACCGATTATGCCTATGTGGCCTCCTGGCCTGACGGCATTGTGTATCGCTGCAGCTTAACGGCTGAGCGCGCGCTCGATATCTGCACGGCGTTAACACCCGCAGGTGCTGAAGTTTATCACCATGCGTCAGGAGTCAGCTTTGCCAGTGTCAACGGTACGCGTTATGCGTATGTGGCGGACGATGTTGAGCAGGTGTTCCAGTGCGCCCTGAACATGGACGGAACTTTCAGCACCTGCCGACCGGCAACCGCTTCTGAACCACCGGTGTGGGTGCCATCGTCAACGACATTTGCAACGGTTAACGGGGTGCAGTATGCCTATGTGGCGAGTGGCAATGGCGAAATTTTCCAGTGCGGCTTGACTGGCGATGGCCTCTTTAGCCCCTGCGCGGTCACGATGCCAGGTGCTGGTGTGTCTGAATGGCTGCCAAAGTCAGTGACGTTCGCAACTTTTGGCGGCACGCAGTATGCGTATGTCGCGGATGATGGCGGTGAAGTGTTTCAGTGTCGATTAACTGCCAGCGGTCGCTTTGATACCTGTCTTGCGACACCTGTCGCCGGTACGCCGGACTGGAGTCCGCGTACGGTCAACTTTGAAACCTTTGGCGGCGTGCAGTATGCCTACGTCACCGATTTTGGTACGGCCACCGCACTGTTTGGGGATGTGTATCAGTGCACCTTAAATGCCGAGGGGCGTTTCACGAGCTGCGAGCCAACACCCGCTTTTGAGATACCGCATTGGGGGAATCTCTGGTGGACGGCGTTTCATTGATTGAAAGGGAAATTTACCATGAAGAAGTCTATAGGCTGCATGCTGTTTTTAAGCGC from the Legionella geestiana genome contains:
- a CDS encoding heme biosynthesis HemY N-terminal domain-containing protein, whose protein sequence is MTRFLWAFGLFTAAVLAGALLGHDAGLVYIAIGGYSIETTVLVAAGLLCLFLLLLSLFSRILHALFSLPRRFQRWHARFRLRRAKAKTRRGLIAFSEGYWREARDALISAADNTDTPLLNYLTAARAAQELGESPLRDDYLRRAEASMPEATIAVELTQAQLQLANNQWEQALATLRHLQDIAPKHPYVQKLLMELYAALGDWTHLEALLPELQRNKTVDAGRLQEITLKTRLAGIKRLLMEKNANGLLQLLKSLPKSLANDPRFLAPWARAMLQLSSEDACFRTLQKALQKSADSALLEVFSCIKTPQALAFSESLLSKYPNSAPLLLCIAQQAASLQLWGKARHAVEKSISISPTPEACATLGQLLEQFGEDRQACAAYRQGLENVLKEKPSAD
- a CDS encoding epoxyqueuosine reductase QueH, encoding MLQRETLVLPNGADKLLLHSCCAPCSGEVMEALLYSNINFSIFFYNPNIHPEQEYRLRKDENIAFAEKHKIPFIDADYDKDNWFERVKGLEWEPERGKRCTACFDMRFERTALYAHEHGFPVISSSLGISRWKDMNQINDCGLRAAARYPGMEYWTWNWRKNGGAARMYEIAKRENFYKQEYCGCVYSLRDTNAWRRKNERERIRIGVEFYEAPACTSCTLNRKDTQ
- a CDS encoding uroporphyrinogen-III C-methyltransferase, which produces MQNENGEKATSKTLETTGAPSEVKATEGHRRRPSGVSLLLLGLVAGGAFLLWQQHDALHTEMLGLTADNSLLREEQTRLQTRLQTLTTTDAANREALGAQFNTLAREVRESLQQKDIDANTWMLPKARYFLELARMNATWSNTPETTIALLQQADALLALITSPDVSKVRKAIAAEILAIKATPAIDTTGLLSQLDAAREALVTLPLDDRLIAKETNVTAAENQQPESRTWRTRLQESVGLLEKLVVVRQQTDGLAPLPTPLQEAVIRESVRLNLEEAQWALLRSNQAIWQFALNQAMDSIRRHFDTDAPATKAVSESLEALKNTPLTASAPAPMRALQMLNDMLQVPAGTPADEAGSPTS
- a CDS encoding cation diffusion facilitator family transporter, with product MSEHSHHHGHTHAHAPDTFNRAFLIAVVANGLFVVAQILFSWIANSTSLLADAVHNLGDVLGLVLAWIANGLQKRRPTSATTYGMKKSSILAALANGTLLIFSCGIIATEAVYQLFAPEEVKAVSVMVVAGIGIVVNGATALLFMRGSHDLNIRSAFLHLVYDALISAGVVVAAGILYVTGWLWIDPVVGLLIAAIVLKGTWSLFSDSFRLIIDGVPRQISLYAVREMLLAEPGVKDVHDLHIWAMSTLENALSVHLWMPDAPLSDEARLQLAKRLRETHRIHHATIQVERTELHCEDACQH
- a CDS encoding uroporphyrinogen-III synthase; this translates as MKASLKGLRVLNTRPKDRARALTDAIVARGGVSVEFPALSILPTPLEWLDTLPPAHEVQIALFTSANAVLWAMDALKRHNWPLPEVIAIGSATRHALLDAGVKNVICPDIPDSEHVLELPELQAISGQRIVLFRGEGGRRLLADTLKARGAHLHEAAVYRRELPQADNGETAKIWQECAVDIILCTSTEALHNLFTLFGKEALSWLCATPWLTAGERVAHEARARGVQNVFSAPADALLQALVNYHQGMGHAE
- a CDS encoding multifunctional CCA addition/repair protein, with the protein product MKVFLVGGAVRDALLGLTVKERDWVVVGARPEDLTRLGYRQVGRDFPVFLHPETQEEYALARRERKVGHGYHGFQCEFGTEVTLDEDLVRRDLTINAMARDDKGRLIDPSGGREDLERRLLRHVSPAFVEDPVRVLRLARFAARFAPLGFTLAPETRSLVLAMVKNGELDYLVPERVWQECQKALTEAAPEVFFETLRACGALAVLFPELHALFGVPSPPRWHPEIDTGVHTLQVLQTAARLSDSPLVRFAALLHDLGKAETRPARWPHHYGHEEAGVQRIESLCERLRIPNDYRTLAVLVARFHGTFHRLFELRPETIARLLLQTDAYRRPERFKAFLTACTADALRAEASTSPVASAWEAVWQAARSARADRRGLTGDAIGEAVARARLLAITECLKQWKNDEKQHESDLD
- the orn gene encoding oligoribonuclease, whose protein sequence is MKNNTNLIWIDLEMTGLEPDTCRIIEIATLVTDSNLNILAEGPVLAVHQPEEALLAMDAWNTRQHNQSGLVARVRESTVTEAEAEAATIDFLRQYLDAGKSPMCGNSICQDRRFLYRYMPKLAEFFHYRNLDVSTLKELAKRWKPSILSGVTKESRHLAMADIYDSIAELAWYRTHFINLEDTRNASA
- the hemC gene encoding hydroxymethylbilane synthase, yielding MPKTTLTIATRQSPLALWQAEHARARLLACHPKLSVNLLPMRTQGDKFLQDTLVAVGGKGLFVKELEEALLDGRADVAVHSMKDMPAHLPDGLMLGGVSERANPLDALISPKYRTLAALPVGARVGTASLRRQSQLLRVRPDLHIECLRGNLQTRLAKLESGAFDAIVLACAGLERLGLEAHITEVFSPDVLLPACGQGVLGFELRADDAAVHALLSPLFDAQTARCIEVERRVNAALGGSCRTPMGIYCHTTDKDLLTLRVRVLAANGGEMLEAHAVGKEADALADAVVADLHARGVTRLLPS